One window of the Tetragenococcus koreensis genome contains the following:
- the lysS gene encoding lysine--tRNA ligase, which translates to MAGEHENQAELNDQMLVRRQKMEALQEEGIDPFGQRFDRTHNSNELHEVFDARTKEELNEMGLTASVAGRMVSKRGKGKVGFAHLQDREGKIQIYVRKDEVGEDNYAIFKQADLGDFYGVTGQIMKTNTGEVSIKAEKVTLLSKALRPLPEKYHGLTNVEQRYRQRSLDLISNRDSFERFKKRSQIISEIRRYLDHRGYLEVETPVLHNQAGGAAARPFITHHNALDIDLYLRIALELHLKRLIVGGMEKVYEIGRVFRNEGIDTTHNPEFTMLECYTAYANFGDVMDLTEGIIRDVAENVLGTNQITYDDQTVDLGADFARLHMIDAIKEYTGIDFWQEISLDQARELADKHHVAITESMSVGHIINEFFETFVEDKLQQPTFVYGHPVEVSPLAKKSPDDSRFTDRFELFIVGHEFANAFTELNDPIDQRARFEEQEKERVAGNEEAHGVDEDFLEALEYGMPPTGGLGIGIDRLIMLLTDAQSIRDVLLFPTMR; encoded by the coding sequence GTGGCAGGAGAACATGAAAATCAAGCTGAGTTAAATGATCAAATGTTGGTCCGTCGTCAAAAGATGGAAGCATTGCAAGAAGAAGGAATTGATCCGTTTGGCCAACGCTTTGACCGTACGCATAATTCTAATGAATTGCATGAAGTATTTGATGCTCGTACGAAAGAAGAATTAAATGAAATGGGTCTTACGGCGAGTGTTGCTGGTCGTATGGTTTCAAAAAGAGGAAAAGGGAAAGTCGGTTTTGCGCATTTACAAGATCGTGAAGGGAAAATTCAGATCTACGTCCGCAAAGATGAAGTCGGTGAAGACAATTATGCTATTTTTAAGCAAGCAGATTTAGGAGACTTTTATGGCGTTACTGGTCAAATAATGAAAACAAACACTGGTGAGGTCTCTATTAAAGCTGAAAAAGTTACACTTCTATCAAAAGCGTTGCGTCCATTGCCAGAAAAATACCATGGCTTAACAAACGTTGAACAGCGCTATCGCCAACGGTCACTAGATTTAATTAGTAATCGCGATAGTTTTGAGCGCTTTAAAAAACGTAGTCAGATTATTAGTGAAATTAGACGCTACTTGGACCATCGTGGCTACTTAGAAGTTGAAACTCCAGTATTACACAATCAAGCAGGGGGAGCTGCTGCTCGTCCGTTTATTACGCATCATAACGCATTAGATATTGATTTATATCTACGTATTGCTTTAGAACTGCATTTGAAACGATTAATTGTGGGTGGAATGGAAAAAGTTTATGAAATTGGTCGTGTTTTCCGCAATGAAGGAATTGATACCACTCATAATCCAGAATTTACTATGTTAGAATGTTATACAGCATACGCCAACTTTGGTGATGTTATGGACCTAACAGAAGGAATTATTCGTGATGTTGCTGAAAATGTATTAGGGACCAACCAAATTACTTATGATGACCAGACAGTTGATTTAGGAGCTGATTTTGCCCGCCTTCATATGATTGATGCAATTAAAGAGTATACCGGAATTGATTTTTGGCAAGAAATATCTTTAGATCAAGCAAGAGAGTTAGCTGACAAACATCATGTAGCTATTACGGAGTCAATGAGTGTCGGACATATTATCAACGAATTTTTTGAAACGTTTGTTGAAGATAAATTACAACAACCGACCTTTGTTTATGGACATCCTGTAGAAGTTTCTCCACTGGCTAAGAAAAGCCCGGATGATTCACGGTTTACTGATCGTTTTGAGCTATTTATTGTCGGTCATGAATTTGCTAATGCATTTACCGAATTGAATGACCCAATTGATCAACGTGCTCGTTTTGAAGAACAAGAAAAAGAACGCGTTGCCGGTAATGAAGAAGCTCATGGAGTAGATGAAGATTTCTTGGAAGCACTAGAATATGGGATGCCACCTACTGGCGGATTAGGTATTGGAATTGATCGATTGATCATGTTGTTAACAGATGCCCAATCAATTCGCGATGTACTGCTTTTCCCAACAATGCGTTAA
- the hslO gene encoding Hsp33 family molecular chaperone HslO: MNDYLVKAMAYRGFVRAYAVNATQTVSEAQKRHDAWNTSSAALGRTLIGSLLLGSTVKGNDTITVRIQGDGPGGAIIATSNGSGDVKGYIQNPHVSLPLNEQGKIDVQGAVGTQGIFSVTKDLGLKEPFSGQTPIVSGELGEDFTYYLAVSEQTPSSVGVSVLVDTDDSIKTAGGFMIQMMPGADEEVVAALEERLQHLPKVSSMLDEGKTPEEILDFIFGDEPVAILEKMPVQFKCDCSKERFASGLISLGTQEIQAIIDEDHEAEAVCAFCDNKYYFTEQELAELKQEAVMGNT; this comes from the coding sequence ATGAATGACTATTTAGTAAAAGCAATGGCTTATAGAGGTTTTGTCCGAGCCTATGCAGTTAATGCTACTCAAACCGTCAGTGAAGCACAAAAAAGACACGATGCCTGGAATACCTCCTCAGCAGCCTTAGGTCGTACCTTAATTGGCAGCCTGTTGTTAGGAAGTACAGTTAAGGGAAACGATACTATTACTGTTCGTATTCAAGGTGACGGACCTGGTGGAGCGATCATTGCGACAAGCAATGGTAGCGGAGACGTCAAAGGATATATCCAAAACCCACATGTCAGCTTACCTTTAAATGAACAAGGAAAAATCGATGTTCAAGGAGCTGTAGGAACTCAAGGGATTTTTTCGGTGACCAAAGATCTTGGTCTAAAAGAACCATTTTCTGGGCAAACGCCTATTGTATCAGGTGAATTAGGGGAGGACTTTACCTACTATCTTGCTGTGTCCGAACAAACACCTTCTTCTGTTGGTGTGAGTGTTTTAGTTGATACTGATGATTCAATTAAAACAGCTGGTGGTTTTATGATACAAATGATGCCTGGCGCTGATGAAGAAGTAGTGGCTGCTTTAGAAGAACGTTTGCAGCATTTACCAAAGGTTTCTTCTATGTTGGATGAAGGAAAAACGCCAGAAGAAATTTTAGATTTTATTTTTGGTGATGAACCTGTGGCCATTTTGGAGAAAATGCCAGTACAGTTTAAATGTGATTGTTCTAAAGAAAGGTTTGCTAGCGGGCTGATTTCATTGGGTACCCAAGAAATCCAAGCGATCATTGATGAAGATCATGAAGCAGAAGCAGTTTGTGCATTTTGTGATAATAAATATTATTTTACTGAACAAGAGTTAGCTGAACTTAAACAAGAAGCAGTAATGGGTAATACTTAA
- the ftsH gene encoding ATP-dependent zinc metalloprotease FtsH: protein MNKNNKGTARNTLYYVLIILAMVMVVYFFLGDGRDETPEIQYSTFTEQLEAGDIESFNVQPTNGVYQITGEYEEEKTVNNNNGLAILGSTESTTKQFSTVALPNDSTLSEISELADENSVQTSIEEESSSGIWVSLLISFLPLLGLLVLFYLMMGQQGGGGGGGGGRMMNFGKSKAKEADKKANKIRFSDVAGAEEEKQELVEVVEFLKDPRRFSELGARIPAGVLLEGPPGTGKTLLAKAVAGEAGVPFYSISGSDFVEMFVGVGASRVRDLFETAKKNAPAIIFIDEIDAVARQRGAGMGGGHDEREQTLNQLLVEMDGFEGNEGVIVISATNRSDVLDPALLRPGRFDRQILVGRPDVKGREAILRVHSRNKPLTEDVDLKVVAQQTPGFSGADLENVLNEAALVAARRGKKKIDASDIDEAEDRVIAGPAKKDNVINKTEREMVAFHEAGHTIVGLVLSRARVVHKVTIIPRGRAGGYMIALPKEDQNLMTKDDLTEQIAGLLGGRAAEEIVFGSQSTGASNDFEQATNIARSMVTQYGMSDKLGPIQYEGGNQVFVGRDYGQTKSYSEQFAYEIDDEVRNIVNNGHKKASEIIEAHRQQHKLIAEKLLEYETLDAKAIKSLFETGEMPASYAEESEYPSENGQSFEEAKRALEKKEEQSRVDEKDEGNDDSGDSTEPADEHKEDSNESTDSSSEGQDRNSDSRDE, encoded by the coding sequence ATGAACAAAAATAATAAAGGGACAGCAAGAAACACTTTATACTATGTGCTGATCATTTTGGCCATGGTAATGGTTGTTTACTTCTTCCTAGGCGATGGTAGAGATGAAACGCCAGAAATACAATACTCTACCTTTACTGAACAATTAGAAGCTGGCGACATTGAATCATTTAATGTGCAGCCAACCAATGGCGTTTACCAAATTACAGGTGAATACGAAGAAGAGAAAACAGTTAACAATAATAATGGATTAGCAATATTAGGTTCAACTGAATCAACGACTAAACAGTTCTCAACGGTGGCTTTGCCAAATGACTCAACGTTAAGTGAGATAAGTGAGTTAGCCGATGAAAATTCTGTACAGACATCCATTGAAGAAGAATCAAGTAGTGGCATTTGGGTATCACTGCTTATAAGTTTCTTACCACTGTTAGGTCTTTTGGTCCTATTTTATTTAATGATGGGTCAACAAGGCGGCGGCGGTGGTGGTGGCGGTGGCCGAATGATGAATTTCGGCAAGTCCAAAGCCAAAGAAGCAGATAAAAAGGCTAATAAAATTCGTTTTTCTGATGTAGCAGGTGCTGAAGAAGAAAAACAAGAATTGGTCGAAGTTGTTGAATTTCTGAAAGACCCACGTCGCTTCTCTGAATTAGGCGCTCGTATTCCGGCAGGAGTTCTTTTAGAAGGCCCTCCAGGAACAGGGAAAACCCTTTTAGCTAAAGCAGTAGCTGGTGAAGCCGGCGTACCGTTCTACTCAATTTCCGGTTCAGACTTTGTTGAAATGTTTGTAGGTGTTGGGGCTAGTCGTGTACGTGATTTATTCGAAACAGCGAAGAAAAATGCTCCAGCTATTATCTTTATTGATGAAATCGATGCAGTTGCTCGTCAACGTGGTGCTGGTATGGGCGGCGGCCATGACGAACGGGAACAAACCCTAAATCAATTATTAGTTGAAATGGATGGTTTTGAAGGCAACGAAGGAGTTATCGTTATTTCTGCGACGAACCGTTCAGATGTCTTGGACCCAGCCTTGTTACGACCTGGCCGTTTCGACCGACAAATCTTAGTTGGACGTCCTGATGTTAAAGGTCGTGAAGCTATTTTACGAGTTCATTCTCGCAATAAACCATTAACCGAAGACGTTGATTTAAAAGTTGTTGCACAACAAACACCTGGTTTTTCTGGGGCAGATTTGGAAAACGTGTTGAATGAAGCAGCACTTGTTGCGGCAAGACGCGGTAAGAAGAAAATTGATGCCTCTGATATTGATGAAGCAGAAGATCGTGTCATTGCAGGTCCAGCGAAGAAAGATAATGTTATCAATAAGACAGAACGCGAAATGGTGGCCTTCCACGAAGCAGGACATACTATTGTCGGCTTAGTGTTGAGCCGTGCACGCGTGGTTCACAAAGTAACAATTATTCCACGTGGTCGTGCGGGCGGTTATATGATTGCCTTGCCTAAAGAAGATCAAAATCTTATGACTAAAGATGATTTAACTGAACAAATCGCAGGGTTACTAGGTGGGCGTGCTGCTGAAGAAATTGTTTTTGGTTCCCAATCAACGGGCGCTTCTAATGACTTCGAACAAGCAACTAACATAGCACGTAGTATGGTGACTCAATATGGTATGAGCGACAAACTTGGTCCGATCCAATATGAAGGAGGCAATCAAGTATTTGTCGGCCGCGATTATGGGCAAACAAAATCTTATTCTGAACAATTTGCTTATGAAATTGATGATGAAGTGCGTAATATCGTAAATAACGGGCATAAAAAAGCTAGTGAAATTATCGAAGCACATCGCCAGCAACATAAATTGATTGCTGAAAAACTATTAGAATACGAAACACTTGATGCTAAAGCAATCAAATCGTTGTTTGAAACAGGCGAAATGCCAGCATCTTATGCCGAAGAAAGTGAATATCCGAGTGAAAACGGACAATCTTTTGAAGAAGCAAAACGCGCTTTGGAAAAGAAAGAAGAACAAAGTCGGGTCGATGAAAAAGATGAAGGAAACGATGATTCTGGTGATTCTACGGAACCAGCGGATGAACATAAAGAAGATTCGAATGAATCAACTGATTCTTCATCAGAAGGACAAGACCGTAATTCGGATTCAAGAGATGAATAA
- the hpt gene encoding hypoxanthine phosphoribosyltransferase: MLEKDIEKILITREEIYKRCEELGKELTAVYKNKQPLVVGVLKGAIPFMADIVRQMDTYIELDFMDVSSYGNATVSSGEVKIVKDLDTNVKGRDMLIVEDIIDSGRTLNYLVDLFKYRQANSVSIVTLLDKPEGRVVDIEADYIGFDVPNEFVVGYGLDFAEQYRNLPYVGVLKPSIYETKI, encoded by the coding sequence ATGCTGGAAAAAGATATTGAGAAAATATTGATTACACGAGAAGAAATTTACAAGCGTTGTGAAGAACTAGGCAAAGAACTTACAGCAGTATATAAAAACAAACAACCGCTTGTAGTTGGCGTATTAAAAGGCGCTATACCATTTATGGCCGACATTGTACGTCAGATGGATACATATATAGAACTTGACTTTATGGATGTATCAAGTTATGGAAATGCGACGGTTTCATCAGGTGAAGTGAAAATCGTAAAGGATCTGGATACAAACGTAAAAGGACGCGATATGTTGATCGTAGAAGATATTATTGATAGCGGCCGTACGCTTAATTACTTGGTAGATTTATTTAAATATCGCCAAGCAAATTCTGTTTCAATTGTCACGCTTTTGGATAAACCAGAAGGACGTGTAGTGGATATTGAAGCTGATTATATCGGATTTGATGTTCCTAATGAATTTGTGGTTGGCTACGGGTTGGATTTTGCTGAACAGTATCGCAATCTACCTTATGTTGGAGTACTAAAACCAAGTATATATGAAACAAAAATTTGA
- the tilS gene encoding tRNA lysidine(34) synthetase TilS, with protein sequence MLSWQVEAFIKEKKLLTFNDRVLVAVSTGVDSMVLLHILETLQEKIGFAIGVAHVNHRLRKASDEEENFLRNYCQKKSLPFYATCWHNPPTTGVEEKARTFRYNFFKETMQTYDYQVLTTAHHSDDQMETMIMKMVREGNLFSAKGILPRQSFGKNQVLVRPLLNVAKQEILDYSKENGIVYFEDQTNASLDMQRNRIRHQVVPLLKEENKQALQHFQQLSRQLSAAQEIISEQQEHWYQANIKEKRDEFEIDVNGFLALSQAQRFFFLEELTKKARQYYGLTLSAKQIGQVMELLAKEKAHWEMDVEQTWQFQKSYGQLFLRQSNSVTDDIEPTTLHTGQSSFLSANEWVGIFPKDQVKVPEKVKLWLEYRQNLTLEFPSTVIFRRRRAGDRIQLNEQLNKKISRFFIDKKTPRASRDEAWVITDLQGNVLGLLPYVFSYLCIAKETAKIHYVLLYKYRE encoded by the coding sequence ATGCTTTCTTGGCAAGTTGAGGCGTTTATAAAAGAAAAAAAACTATTAACGTTTAATGACCGTGTTCTGGTCGCGGTATCCACCGGCGTTGATTCGATGGTTCTGCTGCATATTTTAGAAACCTTGCAGGAAAAGATTGGTTTTGCCATTGGTGTAGCTCATGTGAACCACCGGTTGCGTAAGGCTTCTGATGAAGAAGAAAACTTTTTAAGAAACTACTGTCAAAAGAAAAGTCTACCATTTTATGCGACTTGTTGGCACAACCCGCCAACTACCGGAGTGGAAGAAAAAGCACGTACGTTTCGTTACAACTTTTTTAAAGAAACTATGCAAACCTATGATTACCAAGTGCTCACTACGGCCCATCATAGCGATGACCAGATGGAAACCATGATCATGAAAATGGTTCGTGAAGGAAATCTGTTTTCAGCTAAGGGAATCTTACCTAGGCAATCGTTTGGTAAAAACCAGGTATTAGTCAGGCCCTTATTGAATGTAGCAAAACAAGAGATTTTGGATTACAGTAAGGAAAATGGCATTGTCTATTTTGAAGATCAGACAAACGCTTCCCTTGATATGCAAAGAAATCGGATTAGACATCAAGTCGTACCGCTTTTAAAAGAAGAAAATAAACAAGCACTACAGCATTTCCAACAATTATCCCGACAATTAAGTGCTGCTCAAGAGATTATTTCAGAGCAACAAGAACACTGGTATCAAGCAAACATCAAAGAAAAACGTGATGAATTTGAAATAGATGTTAACGGCTTCTTGGCCCTGTCTCAAGCGCAACGCTTTTTTTTCTTAGAAGAACTTACAAAAAAGGCGCGTCAGTATTATGGTTTAACGCTTAGTGCTAAACAAATCGGGCAAGTTATGGAACTTTTGGCTAAAGAAAAGGCACATTGGGAAATGGATGTCGAACAAACTTGGCAGTTTCAAAAAAGTTATGGACAATTATTTTTACGCCAAAGCAATTCTGTTACTGATGATATTGAGCCGACTACGCTTCATACTGGGCAATCGTCATTTTTATCAGCGAACGAATGGGTGGGTATTTTTCCTAAAGACCAAGTGAAAGTTCCAGAAAAAGTCAAACTTTGGTTAGAATATCGCCAAAATTTAACATTAGAATTTCCTTCTACGGTTATTTTTCGTAGACGGCGTGCAGGCGATCGTATTCAATTAAACGAACAATTGAACAAAAAGATTTCGCGTTTTTTTATCGATAAAAAAACCCCTCGAGCTTCACGGGATGAAGCATGGGTCATAACCGACCTTCAAGGGAATGTTTTAGGCTTATTACCCTATGTATTTTCTTATTTGTGTATTGCTAAAGAAACTGCTAAAATACACTACGTACTTCTTTATAAGTATCGAGAGTGA
- a CDS encoding S1 domain-containing RNA-binding protein codes for MSIEVGAKLKGKVSGITNFGAFIDLGDKKTGLVHISEISNGFVKDIHDVLTVGDEVTVLVTSVGDDGKIGLSIRKAEDKPKEEKREQGNTTHRPTQKKPQTRNQNAGNNKEDFDSLMNSFLKESDDRLSSLRRNTEGKRGGRGGRRN; via the coding sequence ATGTCAATCGAAGTTGGAGCAAAACTAAAGGGAAAAGTGTCAGGGATTACAAATTTTGGTGCATTTATTGATTTAGGGGATAAAAAAACAGGTCTTGTTCATATCAGCGAAATTTCAAATGGTTTTGTCAAAGATATCCACGATGTATTAACTGTTGGTGATGAAGTGACTGTTTTAGTTACTTCTGTCGGTGACGATGGAAAGATCGGTCTATCCATACGTAAAGCAGAAGATAAGCCGAAAGAAGAAAAACGAGAACAAGGGAATACAACACATCGTCCAACGCAGAAAAAACCACAAACACGCAATCAAAATGCTGGAAATAATAAAGAAGACTTCGATTCATTAATGAATTCGTTCTTAAAAGAAAGTGACGATCGCTTGTCTTCATTAAGAAGGAACACTGAAGGAAAACGCGGTGGTCGCGGCGGTCGCAGAAACTAA
- a CDS encoding FtsB family cell division protein gives MDNQEKSNVKVLDNEYAKKQYAKYAKEQRQIIFRRRRLLAIFVVAAIVFLSVGISLFNDYLRLQKLENYREETVAEQKDVTKQTENLKKDVSLLKDEDYVAKIARSRFLYSDDDEIVFPLPGNESDEEINESD, from the coding sequence GTGGACAATCAAGAAAAATCAAATGTAAAGGTCCTAGACAACGAATATGCCAAAAAACAGTATGCGAAATATGCAAAAGAACAGCGTCAAATTATCTTTAGAAGACGACGTTTACTGGCGATTTTTGTCGTCGCTGCCATTGTTTTCTTAAGTGTTGGCATATCTTTGTTTAATGATTACTTACGTTTGCAAAAATTAGAAAACTACAGAGAAGAAACAGTAGCTGAACAAAAAGATGTTACCAAACAAACAGAAAATTTAAAAAAGGATGTCTCTTTGTTAAAAGATGAAGACTACGTTGCTAAGATTGCCAGAAGTCGTTTTTTGTATTCAGATGACGATGAAATCGTTTTTCCATTGCCAGGAAATGAAAGTGATGAAGAAATAAACGAGTCAGATTAG
- a CDS encoding RNA-binding S4 domain-containing protein produces the protein MRIDKFLKISRIIKRRTVAKEVADKGRIQINGNLAKSSSTVKIGDLVKIQFGNRTVELKVNALHESTKKEDAQGMYEIVSDERKI, from the coding sequence ATGAGAATAGATAAATTTTTAAAAATTTCAAGAATAATTAAAAGACGAACAGTGGCTAAAGAAGTCGCAGATAAAGGACGTATCCAAATTAATGGAAACCTAGCAAAATCAAGCAGTACAGTTAAAATAGGCGACCTGGTAAAAATCCAATTTGGCAACCGCACAGTGGAACTTAAGGTGAATGCATTGCATGAATCAACCAAAAAAGAAGACGCTCAAGGAATGTATGAGATCGTTTCAGACGAAAGAAAAATTTAA
- a CDS encoding putative polysaccharide biosynthesis protein, giving the protein MARNQMKTMMEGAVVLTVASFIAKLLSAIYRVPFQNIVGDEGFYVYQQVYPIYGIAMTFALTGFPQFLSKLVAEQTSPKEKQRILNDSYSLLCWCALALWGFTFFFSRGLASSMGDPALVMVIRVASFTFLLMPVLSLYRGLFQGELLMVPTAVSQVIEQLLRVGIILLSATGFTYFSLTIYQTGAFAMAGAFVGGVAAWLVLLYYDRKIYGIHLRVRLLAPGLPKEKWLIRRFFVEGGLVSIYSGMLILFQLVDSFLIVNSLTRSGLIEQSAKVAKGVYDRGQPLVQLGLVVATALSATFLPALTKLIVQKNKKQFVNSAKIYLRFTTAIAGAASCGLAVLMPYLNFALFKDSSGNLTLMVFVFAVGLMAEIQAYQSIAQSQGSFLPALKAAGVGLGIKLLATGILTFYLGTFGASLSTLLGLIGVLLYLIRAESKSINDFRKDRHFAWKLLSCILLMATILAVFFIGFTLVLGPVKSRTMALGLSLFGVLLGASIFVKAAVTLRLFTIREWLLLPFGKKILRIGGKSNENR; this is encoded by the coding sequence GTGGCTCGCAATCAAATGAAAACAATGATGGAAGGGGCAGTAGTTTTAACCGTTGCTTCTTTCATTGCAAAATTGTTAAGCGCGATTTATCGTGTACCCTTTCAAAATATTGTTGGTGATGAAGGTTTCTATGTTTATCAGCAAGTTTATCCCATCTATGGCATTGCTATGACGTTTGCATTGACGGGGTTCCCCCAATTTTTATCCAAATTAGTGGCGGAACAAACGAGCCCTAAAGAAAAGCAGCGCATTTTAAATGACAGTTATTCACTACTGTGTTGGTGTGCGTTGGCGTTATGGGGCTTTACCTTTTTCTTCAGCCGTGGATTAGCTAGTTCAATGGGGGATCCAGCTCTGGTAATGGTTATTCGAGTTGCTTCTTTCACTTTTTTGCTGATGCCGGTTTTATCTTTATATCGGGGCCTATTTCAAGGCGAACTGTTAATGGTACCGACGGCGGTTTCACAGGTGATTGAACAGTTGCTGCGGGTAGGTATTATATTACTGTCAGCTACAGGTTTCACTTACTTTTCTTTGACAATTTATCAAACCGGAGCATTCGCGATGGCTGGCGCTTTTGTCGGGGGGGTGGCAGCTTGGCTTGTTTTGTTGTATTACGATCGAAAAATCTATGGCATCCATTTACGCGTGCGCTTACTAGCACCCGGTCTTCCAAAAGAGAAATGGCTGATAAGACGCTTCTTTGTTGAGGGCGGCTTGGTGTCTATTTATAGTGGTATGCTGATTTTATTTCAACTAGTGGATTCGTTTTTGATTGTTAATTCATTAACTAGAAGCGGGTTAATAGAACAAAGCGCTAAAGTGGCCAAAGGAGTTTATGATCGAGGGCAGCCGCTCGTGCAATTAGGATTGGTCGTTGCTACTGCCTTAAGTGCTACTTTTTTGCCAGCCCTAACGAAATTAATTGTACAAAAAAATAAAAAGCAGTTTGTTAACTCTGCTAAAATATACTTACGTTTTACTACCGCAATTGCCGGTGCAGCTTCTTGTGGTTTAGCCGTTCTAATGCCTTATTTGAACTTTGCTTTATTTAAAGACTCTTCAGGAAATTTGACACTGATGGTTTTTGTTTTTGCTGTAGGGTTAATGGCTGAAATCCAGGCTTATCAAAGCATTGCTCAAAGTCAAGGTTCTTTTTTACCGGCGTTAAAAGCGGCTGGTGTTGGCCTCGGGATAAAGCTTTTAGCTACCGGCATACTAACGTTTTATTTAGGGACTTTCGGCGCTAGTTTATCAACTCTTTTGGGATTGATTGGGGTTTTGCTATATTTAATTCGTGCGGAAAGCAAATCCATTAATGATTTCAGAAAAGATCGACATTTTGCTTGGAAATTATTAAGCTGTATTCTCCTGATGGCCACTATTCTAGCGGTATTTTTCATTGGGTTTACGTTAGTTTTAGGACCGGTAAAATCACGAACGATGGCTTTGGGCTTAAGTTTATTCGGTGTTTTGTTAGGAGCTAGCATATTTGTAAAAGCAGCAGTTACTTTGCGTTTGTTTACTATTCGCGAGTGGTTATTGTTGCCCTTTGGAAAAAAGATCTTACGTATCGGAGGGAAATCGAATGAGAATAGATAA